Proteins co-encoded in one Haloarcula pelagica genomic window:
- a CDS encoding D-2-hydroxyacid dehydrogenase, translated as MTEILVLRHKIHGMVADRYAQSLRERLPDATVKLARTPAEERDLVTDATVVTGSSFTPDLFEHAEAAELFASTYAGYDHLPLSELRDRGIALTTASGVHGPNIAEYVLGAWLSMARGFLTARRQQRERVWQSFQADDFADSRVCVVGMGAIGTALLDRLDGFGVETVGVRHSPENGGPADEVYGYDDLHTALAEARYVALACPLTERTRGLIDADVLRTLHTDVVLVNVARGPVIDTDALVGALRRNHVGGAVLDVTDPEPLPEDHPLWTFENVLITPHNAGHTPSYYDRLADIVAENVERAAETGSWDGLRNQIDLG; from the coding sequence ATGACGGAGATTCTGGTGTTGCGCCACAAGATCCACGGGATGGTCGCCGACCGGTACGCCCAGTCACTCCGGGAACGGCTCCCGGACGCGACGGTGAAGTTAGCGAGGACACCCGCTGAAGAACGGGACCTCGTGACGGACGCGACGGTCGTAACCGGGAGTTCCTTCACCCCGGACCTGTTCGAACACGCGGAGGCGGCCGAACTGTTCGCCAGCACCTACGCCGGCTACGACCATCTCCCGCTGTCGGAACTACGCGATCGCGGGATCGCACTCACGACCGCTTCCGGCGTCCACGGGCCGAACATCGCCGAGTACGTCCTCGGCGCGTGGCTCTCGATGGCCCGCGGGTTCCTGACCGCGCGGCGACAGCAACGCGAGCGAGTCTGGCAGTCGTTCCAGGCCGACGATTTCGCCGACAGCCGGGTCTGTGTCGTCGGTATGGGCGCGATCGGGACGGCGTTGCTCGACCGGCTTGACGGGTTCGGCGTCGAGACGGTCGGCGTCAGGCACAGCCCGGAGAACGGCGGGCCGGCCGACGAGGTGTACGGTTACGACGACCTCCACACCGCCCTCGCGGAGGCCCGCTACGTCGCACTTGCCTGTCCACTGACCGAGCGGACCCGCGGACTGATCGACGCCGACGTGTTGCGGACGCTCCACACCGACGTGGTCTTAGTCAACGTCGCCCGCGGTCCGGTGATCGATACCGACGCGCTGGTCGGTGCGCTCCGTCGGAACCACGTCGGCGGCGCCGTCCTAGACGTGACCGACCCGGAACCGCTCCCGGAGGACCATCCGCTGTGGACCTTCGAGAACGTCCTGATAACGCCACACAACGCCGGGCACACACCGTCGTACTACGACCGGTTGGCCGATATCGTCGCCGAGAACGTCGAACGGGCCGCCGAAACCGGGTCCTGGGACGGGCTCAGAAACCAGATCGACCTGGGCTAG
- a CDS encoding response regulator, whose protein sequence is MSDTVGRVMVADDDPDLRECYRLWLGESYDVVAVADGDAVLERLDDTVDVLLLDREMPETSGKTVAAELAAGPYDPGVLMISGVEPTVDLLDIPVDEYLTKPVGRDAVLRSIERVGVVAQAPSEVRELFALASRAGTLDATVEQGRLDECEEYARLLSRLRAQRSAIDDALDRTTSTEGWRTAVEAALERSDVDVAVPSVGARQ, encoded by the coding sequence ATGAGCGACACAGTGGGGCGTGTCATGGTCGCCGACGACGATCCGGATCTCCGTGAGTGCTACCGGCTCTGGCTCGGGGAGTCGTACGACGTGGTCGCCGTGGCCGACGGCGACGCGGTGCTGGAACGGCTCGACGACACGGTAGACGTGCTCCTGCTGGACCGGGAGATGCCGGAAACGAGCGGTAAGACGGTGGCCGCCGAGCTCGCGGCCGGGCCGTACGACCCGGGGGTCCTGATGATCAGCGGCGTCGAGCCGACGGTCGACCTGCTCGATATCCCGGTCGACGAGTACCTCACGAAACCCGTCGGGCGCGACGCGGTACTGCGGTCGATCGAACGTGTCGGCGTCGTCGCACAGGCCCCGTCGGAGGTGCGGGAGCTGTTCGCGCTGGCCTCGCGGGCTGGGACGCTCGATGCCACCGTCGAGCAGGGTCGGCTCGACGAGTGCGAGGAGTACGCGCGGCTCCTCTCCCGACTACGGGCACAGCGCTCGGCCATCGACGACGCGCTCGATCGGACGACCAGTACCGAGGGCTGGCGGACGGCCGTGGAGGCTGCCCTGGAGCGATCGGACGTGGATGTCGCCGTGCCCTCCGTCGGCGCGAGGCAGTAG
- a CDS encoding NAD(P)/FAD-dependent oxidoreductase, whose protein sequence is MEHVDVAIVGGGPAGSSAAAAAADHGADAVVLEKGVPRADRDRTGPDSTDAAGLLDYWIDLMDFAPDELPDHVVLSELDGAKFYGPNNELVMTETGIDASYDGFGLTFHRARFDDWLRERATAAGADYRVGVSVREVETDLGGRPRHTVRLADGDDLTADYVVLADGPQRTVTGGTLDQFLPPDQRLSDVLPSTKANHIAYQEHRRMPEELFDPDHIEFWWGIMPGHTAYPWIFPNDPPVARIGLTMPIGLDIADYDVAEWDLLDESDEGIPRGNEYVRRLLRRQFPSYDIEDFPLVEDRGKSGGTETYPISSTRPIESPVGAGIAVTGGAMGGTSAFHEGGDHVAVRTGKIAGRLAAQDSLERYNDEWEAALGEEVRRNVTFADLVRDWGPGDWDRAFGTASALQDVRGIKADAALRGGLHGVELVARYKWGKFGYRGNRYVQLREDDYAI, encoded by the coding sequence ATGGAACACGTAGATGTCGCTATCGTCGGGGGTGGGCCTGCCGGCTCCTCGGCGGCAGCGGCCGCCGCCGACCACGGCGCGGACGCGGTGGTCCTGGAGAAGGGGGTTCCCAGGGCCGACCGCGACCGGACGGGGCCGGACTCGACGGACGCGGCGGGGCTGTTGGACTACTGGATCGACCTCATGGACTTCGCCCCCGACGAACTCCCCGACCACGTCGTGCTCAGCGAACTCGACGGGGCGAAGTTCTACGGCCCGAACAACGAACTCGTGATGACGGAGACGGGGATCGACGCGAGCTACGACGGTTTCGGCCTCACGTTCCACCGTGCCCGGTTCGACGACTGGCTCCGCGAGCGGGCCACTGCGGCCGGCGCCGACTACCGCGTCGGCGTCAGCGTCCGCGAGGTCGAGACCGACCTCGGCGGGCGTCCCCGACACACCGTCCGGCTGGCCGACGGCGACGACCTGACCGCCGACTACGTCGTCCTCGCGGACGGCCCACAGCGGACGGTCACGGGCGGCACGCTCGATCAGTTCCTTCCGCCCGACCAGCGGCTGAGCGACGTGCTCCCGTCGACGAAAGCGAACCACATCGCGTACCAGGAACACCGCCGGATGCCCGAGGAGCTGTTCGACCCCGACCACATCGAGTTCTGGTGGGGGATCATGCCCGGCCACACCGCCTACCCCTGGATCTTCCCGAACGACCCGCCGGTCGCTCGGATCGGACTGACCATGCCGATCGGGCTCGACATCGCGGACTACGACGTGGCCGAGTGGGACCTCCTCGACGAGAGCGACGAGGGCATCCCCCGGGGCAACGAGTACGTCCGCCGACTGCTCCGCCGGCAGTTCCCCAGCTACGATATCGAGGACTTCCCGCTGGTCGAGGATCGGGGCAAGTCCGGCGGCACCGAGACCTATCCCATCTCATCGACGCGGCCGATCGAGTCGCCGGTCGGCGCCGGGATCGCCGTCACCGGCGGCGCGATGGGCGGGACCTCGGCCTTCCACGAGGGCGGGGACCACGTCGCCGTCCGGACCGGCAAGATCGCCGGTCGACTCGCCGCACAGGACAGCCTCGAACGGTACAACGACGAGTGGGAGGCCGCGCTGGGCGAGGAGGTGCGCCGGAACGTCACCTTCGCCGATCTCGTGCGTGACTGGGGACCAGGCGACTGGGACCGCGCGTTCGGGACGGCGAGCGCGCTGCAGGACGTTCGGGGGATCAAGGCCGACGCCGCCCTCCGCGGGGGACTCCACGGCGTCGAACTGGTCGCCCGCTACAAGTGGGGGAAGTTCGGCTACCGGGGCAACCGCTACGTCCAGTTACGCGAGGACGACTACGCGATCTGA
- a CDS encoding alpha/beta hydrolase, whose translation MTREPRSDSTPADPHGDRPISTAGAPPQAAQAAVILLHGRGSNARSMLTLIDEFLHHGVMYLAPEAAHSSWYPRSATAPVEENEPWLSSAVEHVSTAIATAASAGVPADRTLLLGFSQGGCLASEFVVRTPRRYGGLVVLSGSLPGEETTRGSEGSIEGTPVFLGYGADDPAVTPEQVRRTVRVFERLGGRVDSSRYEGLGHEINDDEIRRIDTLVEQLVPSGSG comes from the coding sequence ATGACACGGGAGCCGCGATCAGACAGTACCCCGGCGGACCCACACGGCGACCGACCGATATCGACGGCCGGCGCACCACCCCAAGCGGCCCAGGCGGCCGTGATACTGCTCCACGGCCGCGGGTCGAACGCACGGAGCATGCTCACGCTCATCGACGAGTTTCTCCACCACGGCGTGATGTATCTCGCCCCGGAGGCAGCCCACAGTTCGTGGTATCCTCGCTCGGCCACGGCACCGGTCGAGGAGAACGAGCCGTGGCTGTCCTCCGCAGTCGAGCACGTGTCGACCGCGATAGCGACGGCCGCGAGCGCCGGTGTCCCCGCCGACCGGACGCTCCTCCTGGGGTTCTCACAGGGCGGCTGTCTCGCGAGCGAGTTCGTCGTCCGAACCCCCCGTCGGTACGGCGGACTCGTCGTTTTGTCCGGGAGTCTGCCCGGAGAGGAGACGACACGTGGGTCGGAAGGCTCGATCGAGGGAACACCGGTGTTTCTCGGCTACGGCGCCGACGACCCGGCCGTCACACCGGAACAGGTTCGGCGGACCGTTCGCGTGTTCGAACGGCTGGGTGGTCGCGTCGACAGCAGCCGCTACGAGGGGCTGGGTCACGAGATCAACGACGACGAGATTCGGCGGATCGATACGCTCGTCGAACAACTCGTTCCGTCCGGTTCTGGGTAG
- a CDS encoding VOC family protein: MLSDTPGIHHVTGIVRDGQANVDFYRDVLGLSLVRQTVNFNDKFTRHLFYGDRTGTPGTVLTFFPYPAEDDGRPGKPEISATAMVIPPESVSYWRDRLADHGVTVQGPVDRFDGRALRFSDPDGTRLELVTGESDVSPWADGPVPTRHAIRGIHGVTLRSTDVYVTASVLETLGFELVTQAGDRVRYETDGTRATVVDLLDQDAEFAREGAGSFHHVAVRVPDEEQLYEWHSLFRERGYDVSRVKDRHFFHSLYVRDSGGILFELATDTSESGASDDADAGDRSLFLPPWLQEDREMIESQLPPLELGPPSGTTR; encoded by the coding sequence ATGCTCTCGGACACACCAGGGATCCACCACGTCACGGGAATCGTCCGCGACGGGCAGGCGAACGTCGACTTCTACAGAGACGTTCTCGGGCTGTCCCTCGTCAGGCAGACCGTGAACTTCAACGACAAGTTCACACGGCACCTCTTCTACGGTGACCGGACGGGTACGCCCGGGACGGTGTTGACGTTCTTCCCGTATCCGGCCGAAGACGACGGCCGTCCCGGAAAACCGGAGATCAGTGCCACCGCCATGGTGATCCCGCCGGAGTCGGTGTCGTACTGGCGGGACCGACTCGCGGACCACGGCGTCACAGTCCAGGGACCGGTCGACCGCTTCGACGGACGGGCGCTCCGCTTTAGCGACCCCGACGGGACGCGACTCGAACTCGTCACCGGCGAATCAGACGTATCCCCGTGGGCGGACGGACCGGTCCCGACGCGACACGCGATCCGTGGCATCCACGGCGTGACGCTGCGCTCGACCGACGTGTACGTGACGGCGAGCGTCCTGGAGACGCTGGGGTTCGAACTGGTCACGCAGGCGGGCGACCGCGTCCGCTACGAGACCGATGGGACCCGTGCGACCGTCGTCGACCTGCTCGACCAGGACGCCGAGTTCGCCCGGGAAGGCGCCGGATCGTTCCACCACGTCGCGGTCCGCGTCCCCGACGAGGAACAACTGTACGAGTGGCACAGCCTCTTCCGGGAGCGGGGCTACGACGTGTCACGGGTGAAAGACCGCCACTTCTTTCACTCGCTGTACGTCCGTGATTCCGGCGGTATCCTGTTCGAACTCGCGACCGACACCTCGGAATCCGGGGCGAGCGACGACGCCGACGCCGGCGATCGATCGCTGTTTCTCCCGCCGTGGCTGCAGGAGGACCGCGAGATGATCGAGAGCCAGCTCCCGCCGCTCGAACTCGGGCCCCCTTCGGGGACGACTCGATGA
- a CDS encoding MgtC/SapB family protein translates to MTGAGGVLAAAPFDDTVVQLAVATALGMFLGLEREWSEKPAGIRTFSLASLLGAVFVYLESDLLLAVGGVFVVVQGVLIATKGLLTDRGLSLTTSASLLVAYGVGGLVAGGFLLEGVAVAVISTLLLVLKRELHTFAWGLSREELRSATEFAILAFVVYPLLPTEATIRLAGFSLGFEPRIVWLMVVFVAGIGMVNYTIVTLYGGRGIAITGFFGGLASSTAVVGTVVDHVKQRPSTSSYGIAAILLADAAMAVRNLAIVIAFTVPDLLVGVVVPVLVVVLACVAIAAATADWSEEFEVELQTPFSLRYALGFGAAFLVVVLAGAVGNAEFGAVGFYVTAALSGLVSSASATTSAVLLYRAGTLDQTTATVGVLLATVTSIVVKAGLTLTTRDRQFVGRVALWSVAVVAAGTAATAVVLLS, encoded by the coding sequence ATGACAGGAGCGGGCGGGGTGTTGGCCGCTGCGCCGTTCGACGACACGGTCGTCCAGTTGGCGGTGGCGACCGCGCTGGGGATGTTCCTGGGGCTAGAACGGGAGTGGTCGGAGAAACCGGCCGGAATCCGGACGTTCTCGCTCGCGAGCCTGCTCGGCGCGGTGTTCGTCTATCTGGAGAGCGATCTGCTGCTCGCCGTCGGTGGCGTGTTCGTCGTCGTGCAGGGAGTCCTCATCGCCACGAAAGGCCTCCTCACCGACCGGGGGCTCTCCCTGACGACTTCGGCCTCGCTGTTGGTCGCCTACGGCGTCGGCGGCCTGGTCGCCGGCGGGTTCCTCCTCGAAGGCGTCGCGGTGGCGGTCATCTCGACGCTGTTGCTGGTGCTCAAGCGAGAGCTCCACACCTTCGCCTGGGGGCTCTCCCGTGAGGAACTCCGGTCGGCGACCGAGTTCGCCATCCTCGCGTTCGTCGTCTACCCCCTCCTGCCGACCGAGGCGACGATCCGTCTGGCCGGGTTCAGCCTCGGCTTCGAGCCGCGGATCGTCTGGCTGATGGTCGTGTTCGTCGCCGGCATCGGGATGGTCAACTACACCATCGTCACCCTGTACGGCGGTCGCGGGATCGCGATCACCGGGTTCTTCGGCGGGCTGGCCTCCTCGACGGCCGTCGTCGGAACGGTCGTCGACCACGTCAAACAGCGCCCGTCGACCAGCAGCTACGGGATCGCCGCGATCCTGCTGGCCGACGCCGCGATGGCGGTTCGAAACCTGGCTATCGTCATCGCGTTCACGGTTCCGGACCTGCTCGTCGGCGTCGTCGTCCCAGTCCTGGTCGTCGTCCTCGCGTGTGTCGCCATCGCGGCGGCCACCGCCGACTGGAGCGAGGAGTTCGAAGTCGAGTTACAGACGCCGTTCTCGCTCCGGTACGCCCTCGGCTTCGGGGCCGCGTTTCTCGTCGTCGTCCTCGCCGGTGCTGTCGGGAACGCCGAGTTCGGCGCGGTCGGCTTCTACGTGACTGCGGCGCTCTCGGGACTGGTCTCCAGTGCCTCTGCGACGACATCTGCGGTCCTCCTCTACCGGGCCGGGACACTGGACCAGACGACGGCGACGGTCGGCGTCCTGTTGGCGACGGTCACGAGCATCGTCGTCAAAGCGGGGTTGACGCTGACGACACGGGACCGCCAGTTCGTCGGTCGGGTCGCGCTGTGGAGCGTGGCGGTTGTCGCCGCCGGTACGGCCGCGACCGCGGTCGTCCTACTATCGTAG
- a CDS encoding PKD domain-containing protein, whose translation MSRGFSVVAVVCLAVLVAVTPAQATGLEAADPQDTNDRKPGAAVAAATEPGTEATTQATERVRVVVEFTSDAARAEASLRETHPRIDVQGGTEVQFMPVLYANVPRSVLPELRARPDVESVVVDTVVTTPEPVTAASTAGDPTGGTRSQSTPWGIDRVGAPDAQQQVDDSAVSAVDVAVLDTGIDYQHPDLDDNVVWGANFSEGASDRTLASADDNDGHGTHAAGIVAAEDNNRGVVGVAPTADLYAIKVLNSTGVGYYSWWVSGIDAALKGPDGTMGTDDDADVLSMSLGGASDASNLRNAIADASDRAVIVASAGNSGDGDPATNEVGYPAKYSGAIAVAATDRNDQTTTFSAEGSEIELAAPGSGQDTTGIGGGTVYFGGTSAAAPHVAGAAALVIAQDLEDGSRDLSESAVRQRLQDTALDIEASGRDNEAGYGLVQADRALSVGNSPPTADAGSDISVTGGSSVTLDATGSTDPDGESLIYSWSQTGGTAVSLGSPNTATPTFTAPSVNSQTTLTFEVTVTDGNGGWGTDTVAVTVSPSNSVPTADAGSDVSVNGGAPVTLDATGSTDPDGDVLSYFWTQTGGTAVSLGSSNTATPTFTAPGVNSQTTLTFEVSVTDPSGASDTDTVAVTVSPSNNAPTADAGSDISVTGGSSVTLDATGSTDPDGESLIYSWSQTGGTAVSLGSPNTATPTFTAPSVNSQTTLTFELTVTDANGGWGTDTVAVTVSPSNTAPTADAGSNMSVTVGSSVTLDGSQSTDPDGDALSYTWSQTGGTAVVLTGPTTAQPTFTAPSVSSPTTLDFELVVRDASASSTDTVAVTVQPSQSASSRFDIDSDGTVDRGDVLDVIAAYNTGSTVGGSPVDGDDVMRAIVELNT comes from the coding sequence ATGTCGAGAGGCTTCTCCGTCGTGGCAGTCGTTTGCCTGGCCGTGCTCGTGGCCGTCACACCGGCACAGGCAACCGGTTTAGAGGCGGCGGACCCGCAGGATACGAACGACCGGAAACCCGGCGCTGCGGTGGCAGCGGCCACGGAACCGGGGACCGAAGCGACGACCCAGGCCACAGAGCGTGTCCGTGTCGTGGTCGAGTTCACCAGCGACGCCGCACGGGCCGAGGCGTCGCTTCGTGAGACACATCCCCGGATCGACGTGCAGGGCGGGACCGAGGTCCAGTTCATGCCGGTCCTGTACGCGAACGTTCCCCGCTCGGTGCTGCCCGAACTGCGGGCGCGCCCGGATGTCGAGTCCGTCGTCGTCGATACCGTGGTCACGACCCCCGAGCCCGTCACCGCCGCGAGTACGGCCGGCGATCCCACCGGAGGGACTCGGAGCCAGTCGACGCCGTGGGGGATCGACCGCGTCGGCGCGCCCGACGCCCAGCAGCAAGTCGACGACAGCGCCGTCTCGGCGGTCGACGTGGCCGTCCTCGACACCGGAATCGACTACCAGCATCCCGACCTCGACGACAACGTGGTCTGGGGGGCGAACTTCTCCGAGGGGGCGAGCGACCGGACGCTCGCGAGCGCGGACGACAACGACGGTCACGGGACCCACGCGGCCGGCATCGTGGCCGCCGAGGACAACAACCGGGGCGTCGTCGGCGTCGCGCCCACCGCCGACCTCTACGCGATCAAGGTGTTGAACTCGACCGGCGTGGGCTACTACAGTTGGTGGGTCAGCGGGATCGACGCGGCGCTGAAAGGCCCCGACGGGACGATGGGGACCGACGACGACGCCGATGTCCTCTCGATGAGTCTCGGCGGCGCCAGCGACGCCAGCAACCTCCGGAACGCGATCGCGGACGCCAGCGACCGGGCGGTTATCGTCGCCTCCGCCGGCAACAGCGGCGACGGGGACCCCGCGACCAACGAAGTGGGGTATCCGGCGAAATACAGCGGCGCGATCGCCGTCGCGGCGACGGACCGCAACGACCAGACCACCACGTTCAGCGCCGAAGGGAGCGAGATCGAACTCGCCGCGCCCGGATCGGGACAGGACACCACCGGTATCGGCGGTGGGACCGTTTACTTCGGCGGAACGTCCGCAGCGGCGCCCCACGTGGCGGGCGCCGCGGCGCTGGTCATCGCCCAGGATCTCGAAGACGGTTCGAGGGACCTCTCGGAGTCGGCCGTCCGGCAGCGATTGCAGGACACGGCCCTCGATATCGAGGCGTCGGGACGGGACAACGAAGCCGGCTACGGACTCGTGCAGGCCGACCGAGCGCTGTCGGTCGGTAACTCCCCGCCGACGGCGGACGCCGGGTCGGACATCTCGGTGACCGGCGGGTCGTCGGTGACGCTGGACGCGACGGGCTCGACCGACCCCGACGGTGAGAGCCTCATCTACAGCTGGAGTCAGACCGGCGGGACAGCGGTTTCACTCGGCAGTCCGAACACGGCGACGCCGACGTTCACGGCCCCGAGTGTCAACAGCCAGACCACGCTGACGTTCGAAGTGACGGTTACGGACGGTAACGGCGGCTGGGGGACGGATACGGTGGCTGTCACGGTATCGCCGTCGAATTCCGTGCCGACCGCGGACGCCGGGTCGGATGTGTCGGTAAACGGCGGCGCACCGGTAACGCTGGACGCGACGGGCTCGACCGATCCGGACGGGGACGTGCTGTCGTACTTCTGGACACAGACCGGCGGCACAGCAGTTTCGCTGGGCAGTTCGAACACGGCGACACCGACGTTTACCGCCCCCGGAGTCAACAGTCAGACGACGTTGACGTTCGAGGTGTCGGTGACCGACCCGAGCGGGGCGTCGGATACCGATACGGTCGCCGTGACCGTCTCGCCGTCCAACAACGCGCCGACGGCGGACGCCGGGTCGGACATCTCGGTGACCGGCGGGTCGTCGGTGACGCTGGACGCGACGGGCTCGACAGATCCCGACGGTGAGAGCCTCATCTACAGCTGGAGTCAGACCGGCGGGACAGCGGTTTCACTCGGCAGTCCGAACACGGCGACGCCGACGTTTACAGCTCCGAGTGTCAACAGCCAGACCACGCTGACGTTCGAACTGACCGTCACAGACGCCAACGGTGGCTGGGGAACGGATACCGTGGCCGTGACCGTCTCGCCGTCGAACACCGCGCCGACTGCTGACGCCGGGTCGAACATGTCAGTGACTGTCGGATCGTCGGTGACGCTCGATGGCTCTCAGTCGACCGATCCGGACGGGGACGCGCTGTCTTACACCTGGAGTCAGACCGGCGGGACAGCGGTGGTGCTGACGGGACCGACGACCGCACAGCCGACGTTCACGGCCCCGAGTGTCAGCAGTCCGACGACGCTCGACTTCGAACTCGTGGTTCGGGACGCCTCGGCGTCGAGCACCGATACGGTGGCCGTCACGGTCCAGCCGTCACAGTCCGCGAGCAGCCGGTTCGATATCGATAGCGACGGGACGGTCGACAGAGGCGACGTGCTGGACGTGATCGCCGCGTACAACACCGGATCGACCGTCGGCGGGAGCCCGGTCGACGGGGACGACGTGATGCGGGCGATCGTGGAACTGAACACCTGA
- a CDS encoding glycerate kinase type-2 family protein has protein sequence MIRDRERATEDPAVTVALDCIEAGIERARPETVVPAVVARDGQTITVAGEQFDRRAYDELVVLGGGNAAGHVAAALERELGAALDGGVVVTDSPVDLDRVRVLPADHPLPSERGVESTRELLAAADDCGERTLVIAVVTGGGSACLAAPDGVSLADLRSTTRTLLDGGVPIESVNAVRKHLSAVKGGQLARRLAPARVCGLVLSDVVGDDLSVIASGPLTPDPSTFRDALDVVDGVDGAVPDSVRRRLTRGVEGAVPETPDAGDPVFDQVTTHVVANNMTALRAASERAAEAGYEPLILSSRVRGEARTAAGTHAAIAAEIRATGTPVEPPAVVLSGGETTVTVSGDGQGGPNQEFVLGGLADLPADSVLAAVDTDGIDGATDAAGAVVDGGNRPGEAAVRDALDRSDAYGLLADHDALVETGPTGTNVNDLRVVVVR, from the coding sequence ATGATCCGCGACCGGGAACGCGCCACGGAGGACCCTGCGGTCACCGTCGCGCTCGACTGTATCGAGGCCGGAATCGAGCGCGCTCGGCCCGAAACCGTCGTCCCCGCCGTCGTCGCCCGCGACGGGCAGACGATCACGGTCGCCGGCGAGCAGTTCGACCGACGGGCGTACGACGAACTCGTCGTCCTGGGCGGGGGCAACGCCGCCGGTCACGTCGCGGCAGCGCTCGAACGGGAGCTCGGCGCGGCGCTTGACGGCGGTGTCGTCGTGACGGATTCGCCGGTCGATCTCGACCGGGTTCGCGTGCTGCCCGCGGACCACCCGCTGCCCAGCGAACGCGGCGTCGAGTCGACACGGGAACTGCTGGCGGCGGCCGACGACTGCGGCGAGCGGACGCTCGTCATCGCGGTGGTGACCGGGGGCGGCAGCGCCTGTCTGGCCGCGCCCGACGGCGTCTCCCTGGCCGACCTTCGGTCGACGACGAGGACGCTGCTGGACGGTGGTGTCCCGATCGAGTCGGTCAACGCCGTCCGCAAGCATCTCTCGGCGGTCAAGGGCGGACAGTTGGCGCGTCGGCTCGCACCCGCCCGCGTCTGTGGACTGGTCCTGAGCGATGTCGTCGGCGACGATCTGTCCGTGATCGCCAGCGGGCCGCTGACGCCCGATCCGTCGACGTTCCGGGACGCGCTGGACGTGGTCGACGGAGTCGACGGCGCGGTTCCCGACAGTGTTCGCCGGCGGCTCACACGCGGTGTCGAGGGGGCCGTGCCCGAGACGCCCGATGCCGGCGATCCCGTGTTCGATCAGGTCACGACACACGTCGTCGCCAACAACATGACGGCCCTCCGGGCGGCGAGCGAGCGGGCGGCCGAGGCCGGCTACGAACCGCTGATCCTCTCCTCGCGGGTCCGGGGCGAGGCACGAACCGCCGCCGGCACGCACGCGGCGATCGCTGCGGAGATTCGCGCGACCGGGACGCCGGTCGAACCTCCGGCAGTGGTGCTCTCGGGCGGCGAGACGACGGTCACGGTCTCCGGAGACGGACAGGGCGGGCCGAACCAGGAGTTCGTCCTCGGCGGGCTGGCGGACCTGCCCGCCGACAGCGTCCTCGCGGCGGTCGACACCGACGGGATCGACGGGGCGACGGACGCTGCCGGGGCTGTCGTCGACGGCGGAAACCGGCCCGGAGAGGCGGCGGTACGCGACGCGCTCGACCGTAGCGACGCCTACGGACTGCTGGCCGACCATGACGCGCTCGTCGAGACCGGCCCGACCGGGACGAACGTCAACGACCTCCGAGTGGTGGTCGTCCGCTGA
- a CDS encoding CPBP family intramembrane glutamic endopeptidase, with translation MARAVDQHQQSPLQTVVAVVSALGMGAGGLLFGTALTLLAFVVLQFGAGIDLTTTHLLVLGLVFVQGVGCAGVALAYVEFRPRIAPAIRELLGIDGPFVEFDIPASIPSLRDAAVVIVGYFLALGAAIGGSLLASQLAVDTGTNSAAQVGMENPEIILLLIPASLLLVGPGEELLFRGVVQGRIRTVFNPVVGILVPSIAFAGLHWFALSGGSTTGNLFVVSLLVLPALVFGVSYEYTDNIVVPSLIHGFYNATLFTGLYVSVVYADQAAQSALLAL, from the coding sequence ATGGCACGTGCAGTCGATCAGCACCAACAGTCTCCCCTCCAGACGGTCGTCGCGGTCGTCTCGGCGCTGGGGATGGGCGCGGGCGGTCTCCTCTTCGGGACGGCCCTGACGCTCCTGGCGTTCGTCGTCCTCCAGTTCGGGGCGGGAATCGACCTGACGACGACCCACCTCCTCGTCCTCGGTCTCGTCTTCGTCCAGGGGGTCGGGTGTGCCGGTGTCGCACTGGCGTACGTCGAGTTCAGACCCCGAATCGCGCCGGCGATCCGCGAACTCCTGGGTATCGACGGCCCCTTCGTCGAGTTCGACATCCCCGCCTCGATCCCCTCGCTCAGAGACGCCGCCGTGGTCATCGTGGGCTATTTCCTCGCGCTCGGCGCCGCCATCGGCGGGTCGCTGCTGGCCTCGCAACTGGCGGTCGACACCGGGACCAACTCCGCAGCCCAGGTCGGCATGGAGAACCCGGAGATCATCCTCCTGTTGATCCCCGCCTCGCTGTTGCTCGTCGGCCCCGGCGAGGAACTGCTGTTCCGCGGCGTCGTCCAGGGCCGGATCCGAACGGTGTTCAACCCCGTCGTCGGAATCCTCGTCCCGAGCATCGCTTTCGCCGGCCTCCACTGGTTCGCGCTCTCGGGGGGCTCGACGACGGGGAACCTCTTCGTCGTGAGCCTGCTCGTCCTCCCCGCGCTTGTCTTCGGCGTCAGCTACGAGTACACCGACAACATCGTGGTCCCCTCGCTGATCCACGGCTTCTACAACGCGACGCTGTTTACCGGCCTCTACGTCTCGGTCGTCTACGCCGACCAGGCCGCCCAGAGCGCGCTGCTGGCGCTGTGA